A portion of the Colius striatus isolate bColStr4 chromosome 1, bColStr4.1.hap1, whole genome shotgun sequence genome contains these proteins:
- the ARL1 gene encoding ADP-ribosylation factor-like protein 1, with amino-acid sequence MGGFFSTIFSSLFGTREMRILILGLDGAGKTTILYRLQVGEVVTTIPTIGFNVETVTYKNLKFQVWDLGGQTSIRPYWRCYYSNTDAVIYVVDSCDRDRIGTSKSELVAMLEEEELKKAILVVFANKQDMEQAMTPTEMANALGLPALKDRKWQIFKTSATKGTGLDEAMEWLVEALKSRQ; translated from the exons ATGG GGGGCTTTTTCTCCACCATCTTTTCCAGTTTGTTTGGAACTCGAGAGATGAGGATTCTCATTCTGGGACTGGACGGAGCAGGAAAAACAACCATTCTCTACCGGTTACAAGTTGGAGAAGTTGTTACCACTATTCCAA CCATTGGCTTCAATGTTGAGACAGTGACGTACAAGAACCTGAAATTTCAAGTCTGGGACTTGGGAGGACAGACAAGCATAAG gccCTATTGGCGGTGTTACTATTCAAACACAGACGCAGTCATTTATGTAGTGGACAGCTGTGATCGGGACAGAATTGGCACTTCAAAATCAGAGCTTGTTGCTATGCTAGAG gaaGAAGAGTTGAAGAAAGCTATTTTGGTGGTGTTTGCAAATAAGCAGGACATGGAGCAGGCCATGACTCCCACTGAAATGGCAAATGCACTTGGCTTACCAGCTTTGAAGGACCGAAAATGGCAGATATTCAAAACCTCAGCAACTAAAGGCACGGGGCTCGATGAAGCAATGGAATG GTTGGTGGAGGCCTTGAAGAGCCGGCAGTGA